GTTCGCTCCTTCGGCCAAGGCGCCCACGATGACAAAGGCTCCGCAACCGCAAGCGATGAGCGTTCCCAGAGCGGGTTCGGCAGCCGCTAGTTCGGACGTCGTTACGTCTCAGGCACAACGGATCGAATATTCCGCAGCCCCAGCCGAGCAGGTGGCTCCCGAAACAGGCGCCCATCTGCAGCGGCTGCCGGCGGGAGCGGAGCACGATGCCGAGGCCGGTTTTGCGACAGTCGAGGTCTTTTATGCGACCGATCGGATGCGGACCGAAGTGCCCTTATCGTCGTATCAGATCAGCGGACAGAAGTCGGCGTTCATGATGTTGGCAGGTTTGGCGGTCGTCGTCGCCCTGTATGGACTCTTCAAATTGATCACTGGGCAAGCGCGTGTCGGTACGGTCGCGATGCTGGCCTCTTGTTTTCTGGGCGTGTTGGCGACCGGCTGGATCGCGATGGGGCAAGCGAATATCGAGAAACAAGGGGTCACCTACAACGGTGATCGGGGAACGTTGGTCCGCGGGATCTGCGAAGTCACCGTGCCCGACACGCACCAACGCGGGCTGGTCGAACGCCCCAGCCTGCTGCGATTCGAGCTGCGCGAAGATCAAACCAAACACATGGTGCTGACCAGTGCCACCGAACTCGCACAGGAAGACTTTCGTCAGCGGTTGTCCGATCGCGTCGCCAGCGCACCCGAGAGCGACCTACTGGTCTTCATCCACGGATACAACGTCGATTTCGAATCCGCTGTGCAACGGACTGCTCAGATCGCCGTCGATCTTCCTTTTGAAGGAGTTCCCGTCTGTTACAGCTGGCCCAGTCAAGCGTCGTTGGTCGGATACACCGTCGACGAAAACAACTCCGAATGGACGATCGCCCACTTAAAAGAATTCCTGCTGGAATTGGTGCAGGAGAGTGGTGCGAAAAGCGTCAACGTGGTCGCTCACAGCATGGGGAATCGCCCGATGACTGCGGTGATGCAGCAGAT
Above is a genomic segment from Rosistilla ulvae containing:
- a CDS encoding alpha/beta hydrolase, producing the protein MLRSHIFRQPTGSRAFALAMIGLFAIANGCSERAAEETPLRYENYENPEADAAAMRSSADSQGLPAPSPAPLDPPQITRAESLPKFAPSAKAPTMTKAPQPQAMSVPRAGSAAASSDVVTSQAQRIEYSAAPAEQVAPETGAHLQRLPAGAEHDAEAGFATVEVFYATDRMRTEVPLSSYQISGQKSAFMMLAGLAVVVALYGLFKLITGQARVGTVAMLASCFLGVLATGWIAMGQANIEKQGVTYNGDRGTLVRGICEVTVPDTHQRGLVERPSLLRFELREDQTKHMVLTSATELAQEDFRQRLSDRVASAPESDLLVFIHGYNVDFESAVQRTAQIAVDLPFEGVPVCYSWPSQASLVGYTVDENNSEWTIAHLKEFLLELVQESGAKSVNVVAHSMGNRPMTAVMQQIGWELNDDAAAPFDRVVLAAPDVDADRFRRDLVPPLLRVANQVTLYASSDDQALIASKKVHGHPRAGESGDQIVVVEGIETIDVSGIDLSLLGHSYYGDNETMLRDLYELVRQRLPAPQRAMLIAREAGELVYWQLAQQQGATGR